In one window of Aceticella autotrophica DNA:
- a CDS encoding IS1634 family transposase, producing the protein MYLRKATNKKTGRTYLSIVHNYWDKNTKTTRSITVKSLGYLDKLEKEYDDPIGFFTNEAKKLEEERLSENSPLTFTIAKNELILANSFNRKNFGYAALSKIYHELDVDTFLRNRQRHSKEKYDANAIMKLLVFSRLLYPASKKKTYENRDIFFEKFNFSLDDIYRCLTLFNKHSDALQLWLHEHIKSQYNRNTDLVYYDVTNYYFEIDEQDDLRKKGVSKEHRPDPIVQMGLFMDTNGIPITYKLFPGNTPDKTTLIPSLSGIQREYSLGRIIVVADRGLTTGDNIWYILSAKNGYVLSYSVRGADKNFQKYVLDENGYVSKGDGFKIKSRLYPREIQVTATNGKR; encoded by the coding sequence ATGTATCTTAGAAAAGCCACTAATAAAAAAACAGGACGTACATACCTATCTATCGTTCATAATTATTGGGATAAAAATACTAAAACTACAAGATCTATTACTGTAAAATCCCTTGGCTATCTTGATAAATTAGAAAAAGAGTATGATGACCCTATTGGATTTTTCACCAACGAGGCAAAAAAGCTGGAGGAAGAAAGGCTATCGGAGAATTCACCTCTTACGTTTACTATTGCAAAAAATGAGTTAATTTTAGCCAACTCATTTAACCGCAAGAATTTCGGTTATGCAGCTTTGAGTAAAATTTATCATGAACTTGATGTAGATACATTCTTAAGAAACAGACAACGGCATTCAAAAGAAAAATATGATGCAAATGCCATCATGAAATTGCTTGTATTTTCACGCCTGCTTTATCCTGCTTCTAAGAAAAAAACTTATGAAAACAGGGATATATTCTTTGAAAAATTTAATTTTTCTTTGGATGATATATACAGATGCCTTACTCTGTTTAACAAACACAGTGATGCTCTTCAGCTTTGGCTGCATGAACACATTAAATCTCAGTATAATCGCAACACAGATCTTGTTTACTATGATGTCACAAATTATTACTTTGAAATAGATGAACAGGATGACTTGCGTAAAAAAGGAGTTTCTAAAGAACATCGTCCTGATCCGATTGTACAGATGGGATTATTTATGGACACAAATGGTATACCTATTACATATAAGCTTTTTCCAGGAAATACGCCGGATAAAACTACTCTGATTCCGTCTCTAAGCGGGATTCAACGTGAATATTCCTTAGGCAGAATTATCGTGGTAGCAGACAGAGGATTAACCACAGGAGATAACATTTGGTATATTCTATCTGCTAAAAATGGTTATGTATTAAGTTATTCTGTTCGCGGTGCCGACAAAAATTTTCAGAAGTATGTCCTTGATGAAAATGGATATGTTAGCAAAGGTGATGGTTTTAAAATAAAATCAAGACTTTATCCAAGAGAAATTCAAGTGACTGCAACGAATGGAAAAAGATAA
- a CDS encoding IS1634 family transposase — protein MDERQVIFYSPEYAAKAKQDRAAALAKAMDLIKNPARYNKSISYGALKYVKNLTFDANTGEISESVRQHLAFNKEKLREEEKFDGYYAIVTSEYKESPEKIIEMYRGLWKIEESFKVTKSDFESRPVYLSLKEHIDAHFLTCFISLVIVRILEHRLKGKYSVREMLESLSKASCSHIKENYYLFDFYNDILEDIGKELNIDFSKKIMTLKDIKKFLGETKKS, from the coding sequence GTGGATGAAAGACAGGTTATCTTCTATAGCCCCGAATATGCTGCAAAGGCAAAGCAAGATCGAGCAGCTGCATTAGCTAAGGCAATGGACCTTATTAAAAATCCTGCAAGGTACAATAAGTCTATATCTTATGGTGCTTTAAAATACGTAAAAAACCTTACATTTGATGCTAATACCGGTGAAATATCGGAGAGTGTACGTCAACATTTAGCTTTTAATAAAGAGAAGTTACGTGAAGAAGAAAAGTTCGACGGTTATTATGCTATTGTTACCAGTGAATATAAGGAGTCACCCGAGAAAATAATTGAGATGTACCGTGGACTTTGGAAGATAGAAGAGTCCTTTAAGGTAACCAAAAGTGATTTTGAGAGTAGACCGGTTTATTTGTCGTTGAAGGAGCATATTGATGCTCATTTTCTGACATGTTTTATATCACTTGTAATTGTAAGGATACTTGAACACAGATTAAAGGGTAAATATTCTGTAAGAGAAATGCTTGAGAGTCTGAGTAAAGCCTCCTGTAGTCATATAAAGGAGAATTATTATCTTTTTGATTTTTATAATGATATTCTTGAAGATATCGGAAAAGAGTTAAATATTGATTTTAGTAAAAAGATTATGACTTTAAAAGATATAAAAAAATTTTTAGGGGAGACGAAAAAAAGTTGA
- a CDS encoding ISNCY family transposase has protein sequence MREEIFNMTQKEISRLRVINQTIDKIITVREAAELLGLSERQVIRLKGGVLKDGPAFIIHKNRGRKPKHALSDEIGTKIVELKQTKYQEANFMHFSELLEEHENINVSYSTIYRILTKEGIKSPKKHRKRKSHHRRKRKPQKGMLVQIDASPHEWIIGDKSFTLHGAIDDATGEILALFFAPNECMEGYFEVIRQIVNNHGIPISIYSDRHTIFVSPNSGKLSIEEQLEGKTVNFTQFERAMGELGINVIKANSPQAKGRIEKLWDTLQSRLPVEFKIHGIDTMKAANAFLSQFIVAYNEKFGVEPENPEHAFRTLDSNINLDYILCVKEERTIIEGSAFSYKGKYYQLIKNGKKAPAMPKAKLTVLSSSKIGVKAFYADVIYDTLLLDERPKKESLKLSKEKTVKQTIVKPSADHPWRHAQKKKPNYAYEETDREIVEMLNQLFNSTRAWA, from the coding sequence ATGAGAGAGGAGATATTCAATATGACTCAAAAAGAAATAAGTCGTCTTAGAGTTATCAATCAGACTATTGATAAAATTATAACCGTAAGAGAAGCTGCTGAGCTTCTGGGCCTCAGTGAACGCCAAGTAATAAGGTTAAAAGGAGGGGTTTTAAAAGATGGTCCTGCGTTCATAATTCATAAAAATAGAGGTAGGAAGCCTAAGCATGCTCTCTCGGATGAAATCGGAACCAAAATTGTTGAGTTAAAACAAACAAAGTACCAAGAGGCTAATTTCATGCATTTTTCTGAGTTACTGGAAGAACATGAAAATATTAATGTGAGTTATTCTACAATATATAGGATATTGACTAAAGAGGGTATTAAAAGCCCTAAAAAACATCGTAAGCGTAAATCTCATCATCGAAGAAAGAGAAAGCCTCAAAAGGGAATGCTGGTTCAGATTGATGCTTCTCCACATGAATGGATCATAGGAGATAAATCATTTACTCTACATGGAGCTATAGATGACGCTACCGGTGAAATTCTTGCACTTTTTTTTGCTCCTAACGAGTGTATGGAAGGATATTTCGAAGTCATAAGACAAATCGTTAACAACCATGGTATCCCTATCAGTATATATTCTGACCGTCACACTATCTTTGTCTCTCCTAACAGCGGTAAACTATCTATAGAAGAACAATTAGAGGGAAAGACAGTTAATTTTACTCAGTTTGAAAGAGCTATGGGAGAGCTTGGAATCAACGTTATTAAGGCTAATTCTCCACAAGCTAAAGGCCGCATTGAAAAGCTATGGGATACGCTTCAAAGCAGGCTTCCTGTTGAGTTTAAGATTCATGGAATTGATACTATGAAAGCTGCTAATGCATTTTTATCGCAATTTATTGTCGCTTACAATGAAAAGTTTGGTGTCGAACCTGAAAATCCTGAACATGCTTTTAGAACGCTTGATTCTAATATTAACCTTGATTATATCTTATGCGTAAAGGAAGAGCGTACTATCATTGAAGGGTCTGCTTTTTCTTACAAGGGTAAGTATTATCAACTTATCAAGAATGGTAAAAAGGCTCCAGCTATGCCCAAAGCTAAACTTACTGTCTTAAGTAGTTCTAAAATAGGCGTAAAAGCTTTCTATGCTGATGTTATATATGATACTTTGCTTCTTGATGAACGTCCAAAAAAAGAATCTTTAAAGTTATCTAAAGAGAAAACTGTGAAACAAACTATAGTAAAGCCAAGTGCCGATCACCCATGGCGGCATGCACAAAAGAAGAAGCCCAATTACGCGTATGAAGAAACCGATCGTGAGATCGTTGAAATGCTTAATCAGCTTTTCAATTCTACGCGTGCATGGGCATAG
- a CDS encoding MtnX-like HAD-IB family phosphatase has translation MHTVILVDFDGTITKEDTCIAMANNFAKKGWKMIEEEWRSGKLTTEQCSLKLFEFMDIDQKKLEKLLYSIEIDESFIDFLDFCKIKKYRVIITSDGFDFNIKTILSRYNINLEFYSNKLKFTDGIINAEFYTSKECEKCGMCKLNVLKKFKDNNTRIIYIGDGYSDICVAKYADVVFAKNVLLSYCIENNISHIPFNNFSDIIKKLK, from the coding sequence ATGCATACAGTAATTCTTGTTGATTTTGATGGCACGATAACAAAAGAAGATACCTGCATTGCAATGGCTAACAACTTTGCAAAAAAAGGATGGAAAATGATAGAAGAGGAATGGAGGTCAGGGAAGTTAACTACCGAACAGTGTTCCTTAAAGTTATTTGAATTTATGGATATCGATCAGAAGAAACTCGAAAAACTTTTGTACAGTATAGAAATAGATGAATCTTTCATAGATTTTCTTGATTTTTGTAAGATAAAGAAATATCGTGTGATTATTACAAGCGATGGATTTGACTTTAATATTAAGACAATATTGAGCAGGTATAATATAAATCTTGAGTTTTACAGCAACAAACTTAAATTTACGGATGGGATAATAAATGCTGAATTTTATACTTCTAAGGAATGTGAAAAATGCGGCATGTGTAAGTTGAATGTCTTAAAGAAATTTAAAGATAATAATACAAGGATTATATATATAGGTGATGGTTATTCCGATATCTGCGTTGCAAAATATGCTGATGTGGTATTTGCAAAAAATGTGTTGCTAAGCTATTGTATTGAAAATAATATCTCACATATACCATTTAATAATTTTAGCGATATAATTAAAAAATTGAAGTGA
- the yabQ gene encoding spore cortex biosynthesis protein YabQ, which translates to MVITVKSQLYAFFVTFYGGIAIAFIYDIYRIVRIIVKPKKIISNIGDIIFWIIGTIVMIYFLYISNYVELRLFNFLGFFIGALLYDITLSPFIIKLLLRAYKIIIRILIRFYNIIVYPIKMILKILHIPYKFLTKIFLIPSEFFKNISLHFNFFKKKK; encoded by the coding sequence ATGGTAATAACTGTAAAGAGCCAGCTTTATGCATTTTTTGTTACATTTTATGGAGGTATCGCTATCGCTTTTATATATGATATTTACAGGATTGTTAGAATTATTGTTAAGCCCAAAAAAATTATTTCCAACATTGGTGATATTATTTTCTGGATTATCGGCACAATCGTTATGATATATTTTTTATACATAAGCAACTATGTAGAATTAAGGCTGTTTAATTTTCTTGGATTTTTTATAGGGGCACTGTTATATGATATCACTTTAAGTCCTTTTATAATTAAACTGCTTCTTAGGGCTTACAAAATAATTATTAGAATATTAATAAGATTCTATAACATAATCGTATATCCAATTAAAATGATATTAAAGATTTTACATATACCATATAAATTTTTAACAAAAATTTTTTTGATACCATCGGAATTTTTCAAAAATATTAGTTTGCATTTTAATTTTTTTAAGAAAAAAAAATAG
- a CDS encoding Ppx/GppA phosphatase family protein: MRYSVVDIGTNSIRHLICDVTDYKLFKIKKEVKTTRIGEGLAKNGRLSSDAIKRSIEAIKTYMEDAKKFNVDMIYAFATSAIRDAKNADVFIDELSNIGIDFDVIDGEKESLYGYLGALRGLNKDSGLVIDIGGGSTEFAYKGKGLTANSFDIGAVRLTEKFIKNDPPTLEEYNSIRNYIIDMLSTFINNIKRVPENIIGIGGTITSLAAVSQELKIYSSDKVHGYILNRTEIKRLLDIFMSKNKDERKMIFGLQEGRADIIIAGTVILLTSLELLNISSITVSEWDNLEGYIINKINSTTE, from the coding sequence TTGAGGTATTCAGTTGTAGATATAGGTACAAATTCAATACGACATCTTATATGTGATGTAACAGATTATAAGCTGTTTAAAATAAAAAAAGAGGTAAAAACAACACGTATTGGTGAAGGTCTTGCAAAGAACGGCAGATTAAGCAGTGATGCCATAAAGAGAAGTATTGAGGCCATAAAAACATATATGGAAGATGCAAAAAAATTTAATGTAGATATGATATATGCATTTGCTACCTCTGCCATTAGGGATGCAAAAAACGCCGATGTTTTTATTGATGAATTATCAAACATAGGTATTGATTTTGATGTAATAGATGGGGAAAAGGAAAGCCTGTATGGATACCTTGGAGCTTTACGGGGTTTAAATAAAGACAGCGGGCTTGTGATTGATATTGGAGGCGGAAGTACCGAATTTGCCTATAAAGGAAAAGGACTTACTGCAAATAGCTTTGATATTGGTGCAGTAAGATTAACCGAAAAATTTATAAAAAATGACCCTCCAACATTAGAAGAATATAATTCAATAAGAAACTATATAATAGATATGTTGTCAACCTTCATAAATAATATCAAAAGAGTTCCTGAGAATATTATAGGAATCGGCGGCACAATAACATCCCTTGCCGCAGTATCGCAAGAACTTAAGATATATTCCAGCGATAAGGTACATGGATATATATTAAATAGAACTGAGATAAAACGGCTGCTTGATATTTTCATGTCTAAAAATAAAGATGAACGTAAAATGATTTTTGGATTACAGGAAGGAAGAGCTGATATTATAATAGCAGGTACGGTAATTTTACTAACTTCCTTAGAATTATTGAATATTTCTTCAATTACAGTCAGTGAATGGGATAATTTGGAAGGTTATATAATAAACAAAATAAACAGCACGACAGAATAA
- a CDS encoding RNA-binding S4 domain-containing protein has protein sequence MRLDKFLKVSRLIKRRTIAKEACDKGRVLVNGKVAKAGDILKEGDKIEIKFGSKDVKVEVLSLKEHVLKDEVQSMYRLL, from the coding sequence GTGAGACTTGATAAATTTTTGAAGGTATCAAGACTAATAAAAAGACGCACAATTGCAAAAGAGGCATGTGATAAAGGAAGGGTATTAGTAAATGGCAAGGTTGCAAAAGCTGGAGACATATTAAAAGAAGGAGATAAAATAGAAATAAAATTTGGTTCTAAAGATGTAAAGGTAGAAGTCTTAAGCTTAAAAGAACATGTGCTTAAAGATGAAGTTCAAAGTATGTATAGACTGCTATGA
- the yabP gene encoding sporulation protein YabP, which yields MENTRGTNRAEVQNITIENREKVHVTGVQNVVSFDNEAVVLETALGLLTIKGQELHINKLNLDDGQLAVDGEVLSLTYSDRSGIIGKSGSFFSRMFK from the coding sequence ATGGAAAATACAAGAGGGACAAATAGAGCAGAAGTTCAAAATATAACCATTGAAAATAGAGAAAAAGTTCATGTGACAGGGGTGCAGAATGTAGTAAGCTTTGATAATGAAGCAGTTGTTCTTGAAACAGCTCTTGGACTTTTAACGATAAAGGGTCAGGAACTTCATATAAACAAGCTTAATCTTGATGATGGGCAGCTTGCGGTAGATGGGGAAGTTTTAAGTCTTACATACAGTGATAGAAGTGGCATTATTGGAAAATCAGGAAGTTTTTTCAGCAGGATGTTTAAATGA
- a CDS encoding putative manganese-dependent inorganic diphosphatase — translation MSVVYITGHKNPDTDSICSAIAYAYTKRNLEGLNAIPVRLGPINKETQFVLNYFDVKEPMYIDNVYTQIQDITYDKPLTITEDSPMYNAWKLLSETNLQTVLIVDNEQKLKGIATLADIAKAYLFSLQELSKYEIPLDNILKTLNGKILIKNANSIKGNIVVAAMSTESALKRINEGCILIVGNRENIQIEAIKKGAKTLIITGNHDVPKEVINIAKEFNCTLIVVPWDTFDTIKLVSQCLPISYIMKKEGIIAFKETDYIDDIRNIMLKYKFRNFPVIDKNGRILGLLARRHILNYERKKIILVDHNELSQAVDGVKEAKILEIIDHHRVGCIETDMPILFRNHPVGCTSTIINKILEENSHTPEPKIAGIMCAAILSDTLIFRSPTCTPEDIRAAKKLSEIAGIDIDDFGNQMLKAGTSLEDKSVKEIFYTDFKDFVINNLKIGVGQVNTLSNTEELKTKLLEFMESERKNKNYDMLLLMLTDIIKEGSEILFAGNHTDILEKAFNVDIKGNSFYLPKVISRKKQIIPQISEVINSI, via the coding sequence ATGAGTGTAGTTTACATAACAGGACATAAAAATCCAGATACGGATTCAATATGTTCTGCAATAGCATATGCGTATACAAAAAGAAATTTAGAAGGTTTGAATGCTATTCCCGTTAGACTTGGTCCTATAAATAAAGAAACACAATTTGTACTGAATTATTTTGATGTAAAAGAACCTATGTATATTGACAATGTATATACACAGATACAGGATATTACATATGACAAGCCTTTGACAATAACCGAAGACTCACCGATGTATAATGCATGGAAACTTCTTTCCGAAACAAATTTGCAAACCGTATTAATTGTTGATAACGAACAAAAATTAAAAGGCATCGCTACCCTTGCCGATATAGCAAAAGCATATCTTTTTTCATTACAGGAATTATCAAAATATGAAATCCCATTGGATAATATTTTAAAAACATTAAACGGCAAAATATTAATCAAAAACGCAAATTCTATTAAAGGCAATATTGTAGTAGCTGCCATGTCTACAGAAAGTGCCCTTAAAAGAATAAACGAAGGTTGTATCCTTATTGTAGGCAACAGAGAAAATATACAAATAGAAGCAATAAAAAAAGGAGCAAAAACATTAATCATAACCGGTAATCATGACGTCCCAAAAGAGGTCATAAATATCGCCAAAGAATTTAACTGCACACTTATTGTGGTTCCATGGGACACTTTTGATACAATAAAACTTGTTAGTCAATGTTTACCAATTTCTTATATTATGAAAAAAGAAGGAATTATCGCCTTTAAAGAAACCGATTATATCGATGATATTAGAAATATTATGCTTAAATACAAGTTTAGAAACTTTCCTGTCATTGACAAAAACGGAAGGATTTTAGGTCTCTTAGCAAGAAGGCATATACTTAATTATGAAAGGAAAAAAATAATCCTTGTTGATCACAATGAACTATCTCAAGCCGTAGATGGGGTTAAAGAGGCTAAAATACTTGAAATAATCGACCATCACAGGGTAGGTTGTATTGAAACCGACATGCCTATATTATTCAGAAATCACCCGGTAGGTTGTACATCAACAATAATAAATAAGATTCTCGAAGAAAACAGCCACACTCCCGAACCAAAAATAGCAGGTATCATGTGTGCAGCAATATTGTCGGACACCCTTATTTTCAGGTCGCCGACTTGTACTCCTGAAGATATAAGAGCAGCAAAAAAACTATCTGAAATAGCAGGCATTGATATAGATGATTTCGGCAATCAAATGCTTAAAGCCGGTACATCACTTGAAGACAAATCTGTAAAAGAAATATTTTATACGGATTTTAAAGATTTTGTGATAAACAACCTGAAAATAGGCGTAGGTCAGGTTAATACCTTGTCAAACACCGAGGAACTAAAGACAAAATTACTGGAATTTATGGAAAGCGAAAGGAAAAATAAGAATTATGATATGCTTTTACTGATGCTTACAGATATAATTAAAGAAGGTTCCGAAATATTATTTGCCGGAAATCATACAGATATCTTAGAAAAAGCATTTAATGTTGATATTAAAGGCAACAGCTTTTACCTTCCAAAGGTTATATCAAGAAAAAAACAAATTATCCCACAAATTTCTGAAGTGATAAATTCTATTTAA
- a CDS encoding S1 domain-containing RNA-binding protein, translating to MPFQVGEVVEGTVLNITDFGAFIQLPEGKTGLVHISEVANTYVKDIKDFLKEQDKVKVKVLSMDKGGRISLSIKKALPNQVPQERNKRDYERQDNRNYNNISFEERMSKFLKDSDERQQQLKKNFDSKRKGSSYKKNTNF from the coding sequence ATGCCATTTCAGGTTGGAGAGGTAGTTGAAGGAACCGTTCTCAATATTACAGACTTTGGGGCGTTTATTCAATTACCGGAAGGCAAGACGGGATTAGTTCATATTTCAGAGGTTGCAAACACATATGTAAAAGACATTAAGGATTTTTTAAAGGAGCAGGATAAGGTTAAGGTAAAAGTGCTTTCGATGGACAAAGGAGGACGTATAAGTTTATCTATCAAAAAAGCTCTTCCAAATCAGGTACCACAAGAGAGAAACAAAAGGGATTATGAAAGACAAGATAATAGGAATTATAACAATATTTCATTTGAAGAAAGAATGTCGAAGTTTTTAAAGGATTCTGATGAAAGACAACAGCAGCTTAAAAAGAATTTTGATTCAAAAAGGAAAGGAAGCAGTTATAAAAAGAATACAAATTTCTAA
- a CDS encoding ExeA family protein produces MKKEGKTMFNVYYGLTFNPFSKECDVKYHYKSQDYIQAMSRLEFLKDKKGFGLITGDPGSGKSYTLKCFVNSLNPNMYKVVYIPISTLTVMDFYKYLSDGLGLIPKHRKCDMFRQIQDVILSYHSKNITPVIIVDEAQFISNSILDDLRIIFNFDMDTKNYALLILSGQTQLIIQLNRQAHEALRQRIVLNYSFKGLNKDETKEYITSRLKCANCNETIFTNDAIELIYSSTNGYLRKINLLAEMSMILGAKESQKTINGELVFRAQSDINITE; encoded by the coding sequence ATGAAGAAAGAAGGAAAAACAATGTTCAATGTATATTATGGATTAACTTTTAATCCATTTTCTAAAGAATGTGATGTAAAATATCACTACAAATCACAGGATTATATACAAGCAATGAGCAGATTAGAATTTTTAAAAGACAAAAAAGGATTTGGGCTAATAACAGGAGATCCTGGATCTGGTAAGTCATATACACTAAAATGCTTTGTAAATTCTTTAAATCCTAATATGTACAAGGTTGTATACATACCGATATCAACGCTTACAGTTATGGATTTTTACAAGTATTTGTCCGACGGCTTAGGGTTAATACCGAAGCATAGAAAATGCGATATGTTTCGCCAGATACAGGATGTAATATTAAGCTATCATTCAAAAAACATAACTCCCGTTATCATCGTTGATGAGGCTCAGTTCATAAGCAACTCAATCCTTGATGATTTACGCATTATATTTAATTTTGACATGGACACAAAAAATTATGCATTACTTATATTATCAGGACAGACACAATTAATTATACAGTTGAATAGACAAGCACATGAAGCATTAAGGCAGCGAATAGTTTTAAATTATTCATTTAAGGGTTTAAACAAAGATGAAACAAAAGAATATATAACATCCAGATTAAAATGTGCAAACTGCAATGAAACAATATTTACTAATGACGCAATTGAATTAATATATTCAAGCACAAATGGATATTTAAGAAAAATTAATTTACTTGCAGAAATGTCAATGATATTAGGAGCTAAAGAAAGTCAAAAAACTATAAATGGCGAGCTAGTATTTAGAGCTCAAAGCGATATAAATATTACAGAGTAA
- a CDS encoding HU family DNA-binding protein — MNKADLITKMAEKCDLTKKDTEKALNAFVDSVQEALKQGERIQLVGFGTFEVRERAERKGRNPQTKEEITIPASKAPVFKAGKALKDIVNS, encoded by the coding sequence GTGAATAAAGCTGACCTGATAACAAAAATGGCAGAGAAATGCGATTTAACCAAAAAGGATACGGAGAAAGCATTAAATGCTTTTGTGGATTCCGTACAAGAGGCATTAAAACAGGGCGAAAGAATACAGCTGGTAGGTTTTGGGACATTCGAGGTTAGGGAAAGAGCAGAAAGAAAAGGAAGGAATCCTCAGACAAAAGAAGAAATAACCATTCCAGCATCAAAAGCACCGGTATTTAAAGCAGGCAAAGCTTTAAAGGATATTGTAAATTCTTAA
- a CDS encoding SpoIID/LytB domain-containing protein → MFLKKKILILILLALLLLSSCTKPSKFTEPAKKPGVSPPPIPSKISMGEKKEPVLKVYVKQTGKIESMPIEKYITATVAGEIKNDWPMEALKAQAILARSYVLNFVSTKTSKYPGADISTDFEEAQAWNPANINSRIKKAVDETRGEVAVYNNKYIDAWFHSHAAGQTAMAKEGLNYKKPEPPYIKSVKSNDSPDAPADIKHWTVSFTKQEIAEALQKMGLNIKDFKNISIGTKGASGRTINLNFDKTSVNAPDFRIAIGSERLKSTMLDSVNYDGNKLTIKGRGFGHGVGMSQWGAYQMAKQGMKAKDIIMYYFKGLNIVKIW, encoded by the coding sequence ATTTTTTTGAAAAAGAAAATACTTATTTTGATTTTGTTAGCTTTATTATTATTATCTTCCTGTACCAAGCCATCAAAGTTTACGGAACCTGCAAAAAAACCCGGTGTTTCACCTCCGCCTATTCCCTCAAAGATAAGCATGGGTGAAAAAAAAGAACCAGTACTTAAGGTATATGTAAAACAAACGGGAAAAATCGAATCAATGCCTATTGAAAAATATATAACAGCGACTGTTGCCGGAGAGATAAAAAATGATTGGCCTATGGAGGCATTAAAAGCACAGGCGATCTTAGCAAGAAGTTATGTATTAAACTTTGTCAGTACAAAGACATCAAAATACCCCGGGGCAGATATATCCACAGATTTCGAAGAGGCACAGGCATGGAACCCTGCTAATATTAATTCAAGAATTAAAAAAGCAGTAGATGAAACAAGGGGAGAGGTTGCTGTCTATAACAATAAATATATTGATGCATGGTTTCATTCACATGCGGCAGGTCAAACAGCGATGGCAAAAGAAGGGTTAAACTATAAAAAACCGGAACCACCGTATATAAAGAGCGTAAAGTCAAATGATAGCCCCGATGCACCCGCAGATATAAAACACTGGACAGTGAGCTTTACAAAGCAAGAAATTGCAGAGGCACTCCAGAAAATGGGTTTAAATATCAAAGACTTTAAAAATATTTCCATAGGTACTAAGGGAGCATCCGGAAGAACGATTAATTTAAATTTTGACAAGACATCTGTTAATGCACCTGACTTTAGAATAGCAATTGGAAGTGAAAGGTTAAAATCAACTATGCTTGATAGTGTTAATTATGACGGAAACAAGCTTACAATTAAAGGGCGAGGCTTTGGGCATGGTGTTGGTATGTCGCAGTGGGGTGCATATCAGATGGCAAAACAGGGTATGAAGGCAAAGGACATAATAATGTACTATTTTAAGGGCTTAAATATCGTTAAAATATGGTAA
- a CDS encoding FtsB family cell division protein, protein MIKNKKLKLKPILIIIFLIYFVVTFFQQGITLNKLDKRYNEIKSKEATALNENKYLKDRIKYMQSDSFIEEEARQKLGLVKKGEIIYIDKSKEKINTLNKD, encoded by the coding sequence ATGATAAAAAATAAAAAATTAAAATTGAAACCAATTTTAATTATAATTTTTTTAATTTATTTTGTTGTTACGTTTTTTCAGCAGGGGATTACATTAAATAAGCTTGATAAACGGTACAATGAAATAAAATCAAAAGAAGCAACCGCTCTAAATGAAAACAAATATTTAAAGGACAGGATAAAATATATGCAGAGCGATAGTTTTATAGAAGAAGAAGCCAGGCAAAAGCTTGGGCTGGTAAAAAAAGGCGAGATAATATACATAGATAAATCAAAAGAAAAAATAAACACATTGAACAAAGATTAA